The Fibrobacter sp. DNA window ACGGCATGGACAGCTACCTGTTCGGCGTGGATATGGAACGCCAGACTAAGATTGCGAAGATCCTCACCGACTTCTTTGAAAAAGACAAATACCAGCATGGTCATTTTAACTGGGACGGCACCAGCGGCTATGGCAGCTTCACTATCGGCCAGGCCGGTGCGAATGCCGTGGCTACCTATGCCTTGCTCGAAGAAGATGACTACAAGGATAAAGTCAAGACGGTCTTGCAGAAGGCCTGGGACTCCAAGCCCATTGTGGGTAGCCAGCGCTACTACGACGGCCTGGTCCATTACCTCGCCATGCTCCACTTGACTGGCAACTTTAAGATTTGGAAGCCGAAGCCGCAGGTCGAGAAAAAGACTGTCGACAGCAACGTGTACAACGGCGTTACCTATGACACGGCGACGACAATCAATTCTTTCGAATCCTGCAAACTCTATGAGGTGACGGTGACGGCGAAGAAGCCGGAACAAGATACTTCTATTACGAATCCGGAGAAGATTGCCGCACGCATGGATTTCGCTGGCGTGAAGGTGCTGTCGCACAACGGCTCCATTGTCATTGAAAATGCTCCGATCGGTTCGATGTTTATGGTCACCGACTTGAATGGCCGTGTGCTGAAGGCCTCGAAGACGCAGTCCGCGATGCACGAGATCCGCATTGGCAATAGGGGCGTCATGCTCGTTAAGGTCGGCGGCAATACATATAAAGTTGTAAAGTAGAGTCTGCTCGCGAGCTTTATGCCTCGCGCAAATCTTTTTGCTCCACACATCTAAAAAACAGGACGTTCATTTCGAATGTCCTGTTTCTTTTTCGCATGCTGTCGCCTAATTTCTTGGTGTGTAATGAGTTAGAAAATGCGGGGCTGGCGAGGGTAAATTTTTTTGCAATGGCGTTTCTTGCGGAGGGAATATGGGCACAATCTGTGTGAAATTTTTTTTATTTTTGTGAGGTTGAATTTCAATTAGAATTGGTATAAAGAAGATGTTTAAAGTAGGTTTTGATAACGAAGCGTACCTCAAGACGCAGTCCGAAAAAATTGCCGAGCGCATAGCGAAGTTCGGCGGGAAACTTTACCTGGAATTTGGCGGCAAGCTGTTCGATGACCATCACGCATCCCGCGTGCTGCCTGGCTTCGCGCCCGATAGCAAGATTCGCATGCTTGCGAAAATCAAGGACAAGGCCGAAGTGATTATCGCCATCAACGCCGGCGACATCGAGAAGAACAAGGTCCGCGGTGACCTAGGAATCACTTACGATCAGGATGTGCTCCGCTTGATTGACGCCTTCCGCGGTTATGGCCTGTACGTGAGCTCCGTGGTGCTGACCCGCTGGCAGGAACAGCCGAGCGCCATCGCCTACCAGAAAAAATTGGAAGGACTTGGCCTCAAGGTTTACCGCCATTACCCGATTGCTGGTTACCCGAGCAACATTCCTTTGGTTGTAAGCGACGACGGTTACGGCAAGAATGAATTTGTTGAAACCACCCGCGAACTCGTGGTGGTGACGGCTCCCGGCCCCGGGAGTGGCAAGATGGCTGTTTGCCTTTCGCAGATTTACCACGAAAACAAGCGCGGCGTGAAGGCGGGCTACGCGAAGTTCGAAACGTTCCCGATTTGGAACATCCCGCTGAAGCATCCGGTGAACCTCGCGTACGAGGCTGCTACTGCCGACTTGAACGACGTGAACATGATCGACCCGTTCCACCTGGAAGCTTACGGACAAACTACCATCAACTACAACCGCGATGTGGAAATTTTCCCGGTGCTGAATGCGCTGTTTACCCGCATCATGGGCGAGTCTCCGTACAAGAGCCCCACGGACATGGGCGTGAATATGGCCGGCAATTGCATTATCGACGACGAGGCCGTTTGCGAAGCCGCCAAGCAGGAAATTATCCGCCGTTACTACAACACGCTCTGCGATGTGCGCAAGGGTAACGCCGAGAAGGACCAGGTTTACAAGCAGGAACTCATCATGGAGCAGGCGCAGATCAGTACTGTCGACCGCCCCGTGATTGCGGCTGCCGTGAACCATGCCGAATTGACCGGAGGCCCGGCCGTGGCAATCCAGTTGAATGACGGCGCCATCATTACCGGCAAGACGTCTTCTTTGCTTGGAGCCTCTTCTGCTGCCCTGCTCGACGCTTTGAAGCATCTCGCAAAGATTCCCGATGAAGTGCGCCTGCTTTCGCCGATGGTAATCGAGCCAATTCAGAACTTGAAGACCAAGCGACTCGGTCACAGAAACCCGCGCCTGCACATGGACGAGGCCCTCGTCGCGCTCTCCGTCTGTGCCCTCACGGACTACAACGCAAAAATTGCCCTCGAGAAGTTGTCGGAACTCCGCCACTGCGAAGTGCATTCGAGCGTTATCTTGTCCCAGGTTGACGTGGGCGTGTTCCGCCGCCTCGGTGTGAATCTGACCACGGAACCGAATTATCAAAGCGGCAACCTGTACCACGGTTAAAAAGCCGTCTAAGCTTCGCCTAGCTTCGTACTCGACCCAACTCGCTGTACTTTTGTACGGCTTCGGGGTCTGCGGCCTCGCTTAGCTGCGTTGCAATAATCCTATTGGCCCAGATGCGGGCATGTAAA harbors:
- a CDS encoding DUF1846 domain-containing protein; its protein translation is MFKVGFDNEAYLKTQSEKIAERIAKFGGKLYLEFGGKLFDDHHASRVLPGFAPDSKIRMLAKIKDKAEVIIAINAGDIEKNKVRGDLGITYDQDVLRLIDAFRGYGLYVSSVVLTRWQEQPSAIAYQKKLEGLGLKVYRHYPIAGYPSNIPLVVSDDGYGKNEFVETTRELVVVTAPGPGSGKMAVCLSQIYHENKRGVKAGYAKFETFPIWNIPLKHPVNLAYEAATADLNDVNMIDPFHLEAYGQTTINYNRDVEIFPVLNALFTRIMGESPYKSPTDMGVNMAGNCIIDDEAVCEAAKQEIIRRYYNTLCDVRKGNAEKDQVYKQELIMEQAQISTVDRPVIAAAVNHAELTGGPAVAIQLNDGAIITGKTSSLLGASSAALLDALKHLAKIPDEVRLLSPMVIEPIQNLKTKRLGHRNPRLHMDEALVALSVCALTDYNAKIALEKLSELRHCEVHSSVILSQVDVGVFRRLGVNLTTEPNYQSGNLYHG